A stretch of the Massilia sp. W12 genome encodes the following:
- the rpsG gene encoding 30S ribosomal protein S7, which translates to MPRRREVPKREILPDPKFGNVEVAKFVNVLMLSGKKSVAENIIYGAFDHIQAKSGKDPLEVFSAAINNCKPLVEVKSRRVGGANYQVPVEVRPVRRMALSMRWLREAANKRSEKSMPLRLAGELMDASENRGGAMKKRDEVHRMAEANKAFSHFRF; encoded by the coding sequence ATGCCACGTCGTCGTGAAGTACCCAAGCGCGAGATCCTGCCGGATCCGAAATTCGGCAATGTCGAAGTCGCTAAATTTGTGAATGTGTTGATGTTGTCCGGTAAGAAGTCGGTTGCTGAAAACATCATTTATGGCGCGTTTGATCACATCCAGGCCAAATCTGGCAAGGACCCGCTGGAAGTGTTCTCCGCTGCTATCAACAACTGCAAACCGCTGGTGGAAGTGAAATCCCGCCGCGTCGGCGGCGCCAACTATCAGGTGCCGGTCGAAGTGCGTCCGGTGCGCCGTATGGCTCTGTCGATGCGCTGGTTGCGTGAAGCTGCTAACAAACGCAGCGAAAAATCGATGCCGCTGCGTCTGGCTGGCGAGCTGATGGATGCCTCGGAAAACCGTGGTGGCGCGATGAAGAAGCGCGATGAGGTGCATCGCATGGCTGAAGCGAACAAGGCGTTCTCGCACTTCCGCTTCTGA
- the rplX gene encoding 50S ribosomal protein L24 — MNKIRKNDEVIVLTGKDKGKRGVVQQRIDADYIIVEGVNVAKKAVKPNPMTGVTGGIIEKLMPIHQSNVALFNAATGKADRVGFKDVDGKKVRVYKSTGEVVKV, encoded by the coding sequence ATGAATAAAATTCGTAAAAATGACGAAGTCATCGTCCTGACAGGCAAGGACAAGGGTAAGCGTGGTGTGGTGCAGCAACGTATCGATGCTGACTACATCATCGTTGAAGGCGTGAATGTGGCCAAGAAAGCCGTCAAGCCGAACCCGATGACTGGCGTAACCGGTGGCATCATCGAAAAATTGATGCCGATTCATCAGTCCAATGTCGCGCTGTTCAATGCGGCTACTGGCAAGGCAGATCGCGTTGGATTCAAGGATGTGGACGGCAAGAAGGTCCGCGTGTACAAGTCCACTGGCGAAGTCGTTAAGGTTTGA
- the rpsQ gene encoding 30S ribosomal protein S17: MNDQVKTSLKRTLIGKVVSDKMNKTVTVLIERHVKHPLYGKIITRSKKYHAHDETNQVKEGDVVEIQEGRPVSKTKAWTVTRVVQAAQTV; encoded by the coding sequence ATGAACGATCAAGTGAAAACCTCTCTGAAGCGCACGCTGATCGGCAAGGTGGTGTCTGACAAGATGAATAAGACTGTCACCGTGTTGATTGAGCGTCACGTGAAGCATCCGCTGTATGGCAAGATCATCACGCGCTCCAAAAAATATCACGCACACGATGAGACCAACCAGGTCAAAGAAGGTGATGTGGTAGAAATTCAGGAAGGCCGTCCGGTTTCCAAGACCAAGGCCTGGACTGTGACCCGGGTTGTACAAGCCGCTCAAACGGTTTAA
- the rplP gene encoding 50S ribosomal protein L16: protein MLQPKRRKYRKEHKGRNTGISHERGTAVSFGEYGLKATERGRITARQIEAARRAMTRHIKRGGRIWIRIFPDKPISQKPAEVRMGNGKGNPEYYVAEIHPGKVLYEMDGVNVDLAREAFRLAAAKLPLSTTFVLRQVGQ from the coding sequence ATGCTGCAACCAAAACGCAGAAAGTATCGCAAAGAGCATAAAGGCCGCAATACCGGCATTTCGCACGAGCGCGGCACCGCCGTTTCGTTCGGCGAATACGGTTTGAAGGCGACTGAACGTGGCCGTATCACCGCACGTCAGATCGAAGCTGCACGTCGCGCCATGACCCGTCATATTAAGCGTGGCGGCCGTATCTGGATCCGTATCTTCCCGGACAAGCCAATTTCGCAAAAGCCGGCTGAAGTGCGTATGGGTAACGGTAAAGGTAATCCTGAGTACTACGTCGCTGAGATCCATCCGGGCAAAGTGCTGTACGAAATGGATGGTGTGAACGTTGATCTGGCGCGTGAGGCGTTCCGTCTGGCGGCCGCCAAGTTGCCGCTCAGCACCACCTTTGTTCTGCGCCAAGTCGGCCAATAA
- the rplN gene encoding 50S ribosomal protein L14: protein MIQTESRLEVADNTGAKEVMCIKVLGGSKRRYAGIGDVIKVTVKVAAPRGRVKKGEIYNAVVVRTAKGVRRQDGSLVKFDGNAAVLLNNKLEPIGTRIFGPVTRELRGERFMKIVSLAPEVL, encoded by the coding sequence ATGATTCAAACTGAAAGCCGGCTCGAAGTAGCCGACAACACCGGTGCGAAAGAAGTAATGTGCATCAAGGTGTTAGGTGGTTCCAAGCGCCGTTATGCTGGCATTGGCGACGTGATCAAGGTCACTGTGAAAGTGGCTGCGCCGCGTGGTCGTGTCAAAAAGGGCGAGATTTACAACGCAGTCGTGGTGCGTACCGCTAAAGGTGTGCGCCGCCAGGACGGCTCCCTGGTGAAATTCGACGGCAATGCCGCCGTTTTGTTGAACAACAAGCTGGAGCCAATTGGCACCCGTATTTTCGGGCCGGTAACGCGCGAACTGCGCGGCGAACGGTTCATGAAAATCGTGTCACTCGCGCCTGAAGTTCTGTGA
- the rpsJ gene encoding 30S ribosomal protein S10, whose product MSAPNQKIRIRLKAFDYKLIDQSALEIVDTAKRTGAVVKGPVPLPTRIQRYDVLRSPHVNKTSRDQFEIRTHQRLMDIVDPTDKTVDALMKLDLPAGVDVEIKLQ is encoded by the coding sequence ATGTCTGCACCGAATCAAAAAATCCGCATTCGCCTGAAGGCTTTTGACTACAAACTGATCGACCAATCCGCTCTGGAAATCGTCGATACCGCCAAGCGCACCGGTGCTGTGGTTAAAGGCCCGGTTCCGCTGCCGACCCGCATTCAGCGCTATGACGTGCTGCGTTCCCCGCACGTTAACAAAACCTCCCGTGATCAATTTGAAATCCGTACGCATCAGCGTCTGATGGATATCGTCGATCCGACCGATAAAACGGTTGACGCGCTGATGAAGCTGGATCTGCCGGCTGGCGTGGACGTGGAAATCAAGCTGCAGTAA
- the tuf gene encoding elongation factor Tu produces MAKEKFERNKPHVNVGTIGHVDHGKTTLTAAISAVLAKTYGGTATEFDKIDAAPEEKARGITINTAHIEYETAGRHYAHVDCPGHADYIKNMITGAAQMDGAILVVAATDGPMPQTREHILLARQVGVPYIIVFLNKCDLVDDEELLELVEMEVRELLSKYDFPGDDLPVIRGAARPALEGDAKWEAKIIELGNALDSYIPQPERAVDGAFLMPVEDVFSISGRGTVVTGRVERGIIKVGEEIEIVGIRDTAKTTCTGVEMFRKLLDQGQAGDNVGLLLRGTKREDVERGQVLAKPGSITPHTKFTSEVYVLSKDEGGRHTPFFSNYRPQFYFRTTDVTGAIQLPEGKEMVMPGDNVGITVTLINPIAMEEGLRFAIREGGRTVGAGVVAKIIE; encoded by the coding sequence ATGGCAAAAGAGAAATTTGAGCGGAATAAACCGCACGTCAATGTCGGCACGATTGGCCACGTCGATCATGGTAAAACCACGCTGACCGCGGCAATCTCCGCTGTGCTGGCCAAGACCTATGGCGGCACTGCAACCGAGTTTGACAAGATTGACGCAGCGCCGGAAGAAAAAGCGCGCGGCATCACCATCAACACCGCTCACATCGAATACGAAACCGCTGGCCGTCACTACGCTCACGTTGACTGCCCGGGCCACGCCGACTACATCAAGAACATGATTACCGGCGCTGCGCAGATGGACGGCGCAATCCTGGTGGTGGCTGCTACTGACGGCCCGATGCCGCAAACCCGTGAGCACATCCTGCTGGCCCGTCAGGTGGGCGTGCCTTACATCATCGTGTTCCTGAACAAGTGCGATCTGGTTGATGATGAAGAGCTGCTGGAACTGGTCGAAATGGAAGTGCGCGAGTTGCTGTCCAAGTACGACTTCCCGGGCGACGATCTGCCGGTGATCCGTGGCGCGGCGCGTCCGGCTCTGGAAGGTGATGCCAAGTGGGAAGCCAAGATCATCGAACTGGGCAACGCTCTGGACTCCTACATTCCGCAACCGGAACGTGCTGTTGACGGCGCATTCCTGATGCCGGTTGAAGACGTGTTCTCGATCTCTGGCCGTGGCACCGTGGTGACCGGTCGTGTGGAGCGCGGCATCATCAAAGTCGGCGAAGAAATCGAAATCGTGGGTATCCGCGACACCGCCAAAACCACTTGCACCGGCGTGGAAATGTTCCGCAAGCTGCTGGATCAAGGTCAAGCTGGCGACAACGTTGGTCTGCTGCTGCGCGGCACCAAGCGTGAAGACGTGGAGCGTGGTCAAGTGCTGGCCAAGCCGGGTTCGATCACTCCGCACACCAAGTTCACCAGCGAAGTGTACGTGCTGTCGAAAGACGAAGGTGGTCGTCACACCCCGTTCTTCTCGAACTACCGTCCGCAGTTCTATTTCCGCACCACCGACGTGACTGGCGCCATCCAGTTGCCGGAAGGTAAAGAAATGGTGATGCCGGGTGACAACGTGGGTATCACTGTTACCCTGATCAACCCGATCGCGATGGAAGAGGGTCTGCGTTTCGCAATCCGTGAAGGCGGCCGTACCGTTGGCGCCGGCGTGGTTGCCAAGATCATCGAGTAA
- the rplV gene encoding 50S ribosomal protein L22: MMETKATLRGVRLSAQKGRLVADLIRGKKVDNAINILTFCPKKGAGIIKKVLESAIANAEHNDGADIDELKVKTIYVEKGAVLKRFTARAKGRGDRISKQTCHIYVTVGN, translated from the coding sequence ATGATGGAAACTAAAGCTACTCTGCGCGGCGTGCGCCTGTCGGCCCAAAAAGGCCGTCTGGTTGCCGACCTGATCCGCGGCAAGAAAGTTGATAACGCTATCAACATCCTGACCTTCTGCCCGAAAAAGGGTGCTGGCATCATCAAGAAAGTGCTGGAATCGGCAATCGCCAATGCTGAGCACAACGATGGCGCTGACATCGACGAGCTGAAGGTAAAAACGATCTACGTCGAAAAGGGTGCGGTTCTCAAGCGCTTTACCGCACGCGCCAAAGGCCGTGGTGATCGTATCTCGAAACAAACCTGTCACATTTACGTGACTGTCGGAAACTAA
- the rpsS gene encoding 30S ribosomal protein S19, with amino-acid sequence MTRSLKKGPFCDAHLIKKVEAAQASKDKKPIKTWSRRSTIMPDFIGLTIAVHNGRQHVPVYVSENMVGHKLGEFALTRTFKGHAADKKAKK; translated from the coding sequence ATGACTCGTTCATTGAAAAAAGGGCCGTTTTGTGACGCCCACCTGATCAAGAAAGTCGAGGCGGCGCAAGCTTCCAAAGACAAGAAGCCGATCAAGACTTGGTCGCGTCGTTCGACCATCATGCCTGATTTCATCGGCTTGACGATTGCTGTGCACAATGGCCGTCAACACGTGCCTGTGTACGTATCCGAAAACATGGTCGGCCACAAGCTCGGCGAATTCGCGTTGACCCGCACTTTCAAGGGCCACGCCGCTGACAAGAAAGCCAAGAAATAA
- the fusA gene encoding elongation factor G — protein sequence MARKTPIERYRNIGISAHIDAGKTTTTERILFYTGVNHKIGEVHDGAATMDWMEQEQERGITITSAATTCFWKGMANNFQSHHINIIDTPGHVDFTIEVERSMRVLDGACMVYCAVGGVQPQSETVWRQANKYKVPRLAFVNKMDRTGANFFKVYEQMRSRLKANPVPIQVPIGAEENFLGVIDLVKMKAIIWDDASQGMKFDYRDIPAELQGLADEWREKMVEAAAEANEELMNKYLEEGGLSEEEIKTALRQRTIGGEIVPMLCGTAFKNKGVQAMLDAVIEYLPSPIDIPPVSGTNEDEEPASREARDDEKFSALAFKIMTDPFVGQLIFFRVYSGMVSSGDTVFNPVKNKKERLGRILQMHANQREEIKEVRAGDIAAAVGLKDATTGDTLCDPASIITLERMVFPEPVISQAVEPKTKADQEKMGIALNRLAQEDPSFRVRSDEESGQTIISGMGELHLEILVDRMRREFNVEATVGKPQVAYRETIRKACDEVEGKFVKQSGGKGQYGHVVLKIEPQEPGKGFEFVDAIKGGVVPREFIPAVEKGVRETLTSGVMAGYPVVDVKVTLFFGSYHDVDSNENAFRMAGSMAFKEGCRRASPVILEPMMAVEVETPEDYAGTVMGDLSSRRGMVQGMDEISGGGGKIIKAEVPLSEMFGYSTSLRSATQGRATYTMEFKHYAEAPKNVIDAIVSARAK from the coding sequence ATGGCCCGCAAGACTCCCATCGAGCGCTACCGCAACATTGGTATTTCCGCTCACATTGACGCTGGCAAGACCACGACGACCGAACGCATTTTGTTTTACACCGGTGTGAACCACAAAATCGGTGAAGTGCATGATGGCGCCGCCACCATGGACTGGATGGAACAGGAACAGGAACGTGGCATCACCATTACTTCCGCAGCAACCACTTGCTTCTGGAAGGGCATGGCGAACAATTTCCAATCGCATCACATCAACATCATCGACACCCCGGGCCACGTTGACTTCACGATTGAAGTGGAACGTTCGATGCGCGTGCTGGACGGCGCTTGCATGGTGTATTGCGCAGTGGGTGGCGTGCAGCCGCAGTCTGAAACTGTGTGGCGTCAGGCTAACAAGTACAAAGTGCCGCGTCTGGCCTTCGTGAATAAGATGGACCGTACCGGCGCCAACTTCTTCAAAGTGTACGAGCAAATGCGCAGCCGCCTGAAAGCCAACCCGGTGCCGATCCAGGTGCCGATCGGCGCGGAAGAAAACTTCCTGGGCGTGATCGATCTGGTCAAGATGAAAGCCATCATTTGGGATGACGCTTCCCAAGGCATGAAGTTCGACTACCGCGATATCCCGGCTGAGCTGCAAGGTCTGGCTGATGAATGGCGCGAAAAAATGGTGGAAGCCGCTGCTGAAGCCAATGAAGAGCTGATGAACAAGTACCTGGAAGAAGGCGGCTTGTCGGAAGAAGAAATCAAGACCGCGCTGCGTCAACGCACCATCGGCGGCGAAATCGTGCCGATGCTGTGCGGCACCGCGTTCAAGAACAAGGGCGTGCAAGCGATGTTGGACGCTGTGATTGAATACCTGCCGTCGCCGATCGACATTCCGCCGGTGTCCGGCACGAATGAAGACGAAGAGCCGGCTTCGCGTGAAGCACGTGACGACGAGAAATTCTCGGCGCTGGCGTTCAAGATCATGACCGATCCGTTCGTTGGTCAATTGATCTTCTTCCGCGTGTATTCAGGCATGGTTTCCTCGGGCGACACCGTGTTCAACCCGGTGAAGAACAAGAAGGAGCGCCTGGGCCGTATTCTGCAGATGCATGCGAATCAGCGCGAAGAAATCAAGGAAGTGCGCGCTGGCGACATCGCAGCGGCGGTGGGTCTGAAAGACGCCACCACTGGCGACACCCTGTGCGACCCGGCTTCGATCATCACTCTGGAACGCATGGTGTTCCCGGAGCCTGTGATTTCTCAGGCGGTTGAGCCGAAGACCAAGGCTGACCAGGAGAAGATGGGTATTGCACTGAACCGTTTGGCGCAGGAAGATCCGTCTTTCCGCGTGCGCAGCGATGAAGAATCCGGCCAAACCATTATTTCCGGCATGGGCGAGCTGCATCTGGAAATTCTGGTGGATCGTATGCGCCGTGAATTCAACGTCGAAGCGACCGTCGGCAAGCCGCAGGTGGCTTATCGTGAAACCATCCGCAAGGCATGCGACGAAGTGGAAGGCAAGTTCGTCAAGCAGTCCGGCGGTAAAGGTCAATATGGTCACGTGGTGCTGAAGATCGAACCGCAAGAGCCGGGCAAGGGCTTTGAATTTGTGGACGCGATCAAGGGTGGCGTGGTGCCGCGCGAATTTATCCCGGCGGTGGAAAAAGGCGTGCGCGAAACCCTGACCTCGGGTGTGATGGCGGGTTATCCGGTGGTGGACGTGAAAGTCACCCTGTTCTTCGGTTCTTACCATGACGTGGACTCGAACGAAAACGCGTTCCGCATGGCCGGCTCGATGGCGTTCAAAGAAGGTTGCCGTCGCGCTTCGCCGGTGATTCTGGAGCCGATGATGGCGGTGGAAGTTGAAACCCCGGAAGACTACGCCGGTACGGTGATGGGCGATCTGTCGTCCCGTCGCGGTATGGTGCAGGGCATGGATGAAATCTCGGGCGGCGGCGGCAAGATCATCAAAGCCGAAGTGCCTTTGTCCGAAATGTTCGGTTACTCGACCTCGCTGCGTTCCGCAACCCAGGGTCGTGCAACCTACACCATGGAATTCAAGCACTACGCTGAAGCGCCGAAGAACGTGATCGACGCAATCGTCAGCGCACGCGCCAAGTAA
- the rplD gene encoding 50S ribosomal protein L4, producing the protein MELKLLNEQGQSAANVSAADTVFAREYNEALIHQLVVAYQANARSGNRKQKDREEVSHTTKKPWRQKGTGRARAGMSSSPLWRGGGRIFPNSPEENFSHKVNRKMYRAGICSIFSQLVREDRLSVIENLNLEAPKTKLLAQKLQGMGLDSVLIIVDGFDENLALASRNLPNVLVVEPRHADPLSLVFYKKVLVTKAALAKIEEMLA; encoded by the coding sequence ATGGAACTGAAGCTCCTGAATGAACAGGGTCAATCCGCAGCGAATGTGAGCGCGGCTGATACCGTGTTTGCACGCGAATACAATGAAGCGCTGATTCACCAGCTCGTGGTGGCTTATCAAGCCAATGCCCGCAGCGGCAACCGCAAGCAAAAAGATCGTGAAGAAGTCAGTCACACCACCAAGAAGCCCTGGCGTCAAAAGGGCACCGGCCGCGCTCGCGCCGGTATGTCGTCCTCGCCTTTGTGGCGTGGCGGTGGCCGTATCTTCCCGAACAGCCCGGAAGAAAATTTCTCGCACAAAGTCAACCGCAAGATGTATCGCGCAGGCATCTGCTCGATCTTCTCGCAACTGGTGCGCGAAGACCGTCTGTCCGTGATCGAAAACCTGAACCTGGAAGCGCCGAAGACCAAACTGCTGGCGCAGAAGCTGCAAGGCATGGGTTTGGATTCGGTGCTGATCATTGTTGACGGCTTCGACGAAAACCTGGCTCTGGCCTCGCGCAATCTGCCGAATGTGCTGGTGGTTGAGCCGCGTCACGCTGATCCTCTGTCCCTGGTGTTCTACAAGAAAGTGCTGGTGACCAAGGCTGCGTTGGCAAAGATTGAGGAGATGTTGGCATGA
- the rpsL gene encoding 30S ribosomal protein S12, which translates to MPTINQLIRQPRVSARVKSKSPALENSPQKRGVCTRVYTTTPKKPNSALRKVAKVRLTNGFEVISYIGGEGHNLQEHSVVLIRGGRVKDLPGVRYHMVRGSLDTQGVKDRKQARSKYGAKRAKPGAAAKKK; encoded by the coding sequence ATGCCAACCATCAATCAATTGATTCGTCAACCGCGCGTTTCCGCGCGTGTGAAGAGCAAATCGCCGGCGCTGGAAAACAGCCCGCAAAAACGCGGCGTTTGCACCCGTGTTTACACCACCACTCCGAAGAAGCCGAACTCGGCATTGCGTAAAGTCGCCAAAGTGCGTCTGACCAATGGCTTCGAAGTGATTTCGTACATCGGCGGTGAAGGCCACAACCTGCAAGAACACAGCGTTGTGCTGATCCGCGGCGGCCGTGTGAAAGACTTGCCGGGTGTGCGTTACCACATGGTGCGCGGCTCTCTGGATACCCAGGGCGTCAAAGACCGTAAGCAAGCACGCTCCAAGTACGGCGCAAAACGCGCCAAGCCGGGCGCAGCAGCTAAGAAGAAGTAA
- the rplC gene encoding 50S ribosomal protein L3: protein MSLGLLGRKVGMMRIFTDDGDAIPVTVLDVSNNRVAQIKTPEVDKYSAVQVAFGQRRASRVNKAAAGHYAKAGVEAGSFLKEFRVDAAKAAELKAGDVLPVSMFEAGQKVDVQGVSIGKGYAGTIKRYNFSSGRATHGNSRSHNVPGSIGMAQDPGRVFPGKRMTGHMGDVTTTTQNLEIARVDADRQLLLVKGAVPGAKNGHVIVKHAVKAKAKKGA from the coding sequence ATGAGCCTGGGCCTTCTTGGTCGCAAGGTTGGTATGATGCGTATCTTCACCGATGACGGGGACGCGATCCCAGTCACCGTGTTGGACGTATCGAACAACCGTGTTGCGCAAATCAAAACGCCTGAAGTGGATAAGTATTCCGCTGTGCAGGTTGCATTCGGTCAACGCCGTGCTTCCCGTGTTAACAAGGCTGCTGCCGGTCACTACGCAAAAGCGGGTGTCGAGGCAGGCAGTTTCCTCAAAGAATTCCGTGTCGATGCCGCCAAGGCTGCCGAACTGAAAGCTGGCGATGTGCTGCCGGTGAGCATGTTCGAAGCTGGTCAAAAGGTGGACGTGCAGGGCGTTTCTATTGGTAAAGGCTACGCCGGCACCATCAAACGTTACAACTTTTCTTCTGGCCGTGCTACCCATGGTAACTCCCGTTCGCACAATGTGCCGGGTTCCATCGGTATGGCGCAAGATCCGGGTCGTGTGTTCCCGGGCAAGCGCATGACTGGTCATATGGGTGATGTCACCACTACTACGCAAAATCTGGAAATCGCACGCGTTGACGCGGATCGCCAGTTGCTGTTGGTGAAAGGTGCTGTGCCTGGTGCGAAGAACGGTCACGTGATCGTCAAGCACGCTGTCAAAGCCAAAGCTAAGAAAGGGGCCTGA
- the rplW gene encoding 50S ribosomal protein L23, with amino-acid sequence MSATVKHSEERLMKVLLAPVISEKATMVADKHEQVMFRVLPDASKPEIKAAVEMLFKVEVLSVQTVNREGKQKRSGRFVGRRNHVKHAYVCLKPGQEINFSEEAA; translated from the coding sequence ATGAGCGCGACTGTAAAGCATAGCGAAGAGCGCTTGATGAAGGTGCTGCTGGCGCCGGTCATCTCGGAAAAAGCCACGATGGTAGCTGACAAGCACGAACAAGTGATGTTCCGTGTGTTGCCGGATGCAAGCAAGCCGGAAATCAAGGCTGCTGTTGAAATGTTGTTTAAAGTTGAGGTTCTGTCGGTGCAGACCGTCAACCGTGAAGGCAAGCAAAAGCGTTCTGGCCGTTTTGTCGGTCGCCGCAACCACGTGAAGCATGCTTACGTGTGCCTGAAGCCGGGTCAGGAAATCAACTTCTCTGAGGAGGCTGCATAA
- the rpmC gene encoding 50S ribosomal protein L29, with protein sequence MKASELRGKDQEALGKELKELLKAQFGLRMQKATQQLSNTAQLKKVRRDIARVKTVINEKGAK encoded by the coding sequence ATGAAAGCAAGTGAACTCCGCGGCAAGGATCAGGAAGCGCTGGGCAAGGAACTGAAGGAGCTGTTGAAGGCGCAATTCGGTCTGCGTATGCAGAAGGCGACCCAGCAGTTATCCAATACCGCGCAACTGAAGAAGGTGCGTCGCGACATCGCACGCGTCAAGACCGTCATCAATGAGAAGGGCGCCAAATGA
- the rpsC gene encoding 30S ribosomal protein S3, with the protein MGQKIHPTGFRLAVTRNWASRWYASNNNFATMLNEDLKARTYLKKKLKNASVGRIVIERPAKNARFTVYSSRPGVVIGKKGEDIEVLKSELTKIMGVPVHVNIEEIRKPELDAQLIADSISQQLEKRIMFRRAMKRAMQNAMRLGAQGIKIMSAGRLNGIEIARSEWYREGRVPLHTLRADIDYGTSEALTTYGIIGVKVWVYKGDRLANGEAPVIEVAAEDDKKRRGPRREDGKAPGGRNRPKRADGANAGPAQPGQKRGRGRDGADKAGE; encoded by the coding sequence ATGGGACAGAAGATTCATCCTACCGGGTTCCGCCTTGCAGTTACCCGTAACTGGGCTTCACGCTGGTACGCCAGCAACAACAACTTCGCTACGATGTTGAATGAAGACCTGAAGGCGCGCACCTATTTGAAGAAGAAGTTGAAGAACGCTTCCGTTGGCCGCATCGTGATCGAGCGTCCGGCTAAGAACGCGCGCTTCACCGTGTACAGCTCGCGTCCTGGCGTCGTGATTGGTAAGAAGGGTGAGGACATCGAAGTTCTGAAGTCCGAACTGACCAAGATCATGGGCGTGCCGGTGCATGTGAACATCGAAGAAATCCGCAAGCCGGAACTCGATGCGCAACTGATCGCCGATTCCATCTCGCAACAGCTGGAAAAGCGCATCATGTTCCGCCGCGCCATGAAACGTGCGATGCAGAACGCAATGCGTCTGGGCGCACAGGGCATCAAGATCATGTCCGCAGGCCGTCTGAATGGTATCGAAATCGCTCGCAGCGAATGGTACCGCGAAGGCCGTGTGCCGCTGCACACGCTGCGCGCTGACATCGACTATGGCACCAGCGAAGCGCTGACCACCTACGGCATCATCGGTGTCAAAGTGTGGGTGTATAAGGGCGACCGTCTGGCCAATGGCGAAGCGCCGGTAATCGAAGTGGCTGCTGAAGACGACAAGAAGCGTCGTGGTCCGCGCCGTGAAGATGGCAAAGCTCCGGGTGGCCGTAATCGTCCGAAGCGCGCTGACGGCGCCAATGCTGGCCCTGCTCAGCCTGGCCAAAAGCGCGGGCGTGGTCGTGATGGCGCAGACAAGGCAGGAGAATAA
- the rplB gene encoding 50S ribosomal protein L2: protein MALVKMKPTSPGRRGMVKVVNPDLYKGRPLASLVEKKSKTAGRNNNGHITTRHIGGGHKHHYRVVDFKRNKDGIPAKVERIEYDPNRTAHIALLCYADGERRYIIASKGMAVGDQVMSGSEAPIKPGNCLPIRNIPVGSTMHCVEMLPGKGAQMARTAGAGVVLMAREGTYAQVRLRSGEVRRVHIECRATIGEVGNGEHNLRKIGKAGAMRWRGVRPTVRGVVMNPIDHPHGGGEGRTSAGRHPVSPWGQQTKGKKTRSNKRTTSMIVSRRGKK, encoded by the coding sequence ATGGCGCTCGTTAAGATGAAACCGACTTCCCCTGGTCGTCGTGGCATGGTCAAGGTCGTTAATCCCGACCTGTACAAAGGCCGCCCGCTGGCTTCCCTGGTGGAAAAGAAAAGCAAGACCGCTGGTCGTAACAACAACGGTCACATCACCACCCGTCATATCGGTGGTGGTCACAAGCATCATTATCGCGTCGTCGATTTCAAACGCAACAAGGACGGTATTCCGGCCAAAGTTGAGCGTATTGAATACGATCCGAACCGTACCGCGCATATCGCACTGTTGTGCTATGCCGACGGCGAGCGTCGCTACATCATCGCCTCCAAAGGCATGGCTGTGGGCGATCAAGTGATGAGCGGCTCTGAAGCCCCGATCAAACCGGGTAACTGCCTGCCTATCCGCAATATTCCTGTTGGCTCCACCATGCACTGCGTGGAAATGCTGCCGGGTAAAGGCGCGCAAATGGCGCGTACTGCTGGCGCCGGTGTGGTGCTGATGGCGCGTGAAGGCACTTACGCTCAAGTGCGTCTGCGTTCCGGTGAAGTGCGTCGTGTGCATATCGAATGCCGCGCCACCATCGGTGAAGTGGGCAATGGTGAACACAATCTGCGTAAGATCGGTAAAGCCGGTGCTATGCGTTGGCGCGGTGTGCGTCCGACCGTTCGCGGCGTGGTCATGAACCCGATCGACCACCCGCATGGCGGTGGTGAAGGTCGTACCTCGGCTGGCCGTCATCCGGTGTCGCCGTGGGGTCAACAGACCAAGGGTAAGAAGACGCGCAGCAACAAGCGTACGACTTCGATGATCGTTTCGCGCCGCGGCAAGAAATAA